From one Botrytis cinerea B05.10 chromosome 7, complete sequence genomic stretch:
- the Bctim22 gene encoding Bctim22 translates to MNGPAFNPPGGGQQGVDPSTAAAVKNMQMIMESCPGKTVVSGVMGFALGGAFGLFMASMQYDTPIHTSTAAAEIQSLPMREQLKRGLKDMGNRSYSSAKNFGKVGAIFAGTECCVEGFRAKNDLKNGVIAGCITGGVLAAPAGPQAAAVGCAGFAAFSLAIDSYMRRPSDGD, encoded by the exons ATGAATGGGCCAGCATTTAATCCTCCAGGAGGGGGCCAGCAGGGTGTTGACCCTTCAACCGCTGCTGCTGTTAAAAAT ATGCAAATGATAATGGAATCCTGTCCGGGCAAGACTGTCGTCTCGGGTGTAATGGGATTTGCCCTCGGTGGTGCCTTTGGTCTCTTCATGGCATCT ATGCAATACGACACTCCCATTCACACCTCTACCGCAGCCGCAGAAATCCAATCCCTTCCCATGCGTGAACAACTCAAACGAGGTCTCAAAGATATGGGTAATCGCTCCTATTCCTCGGCCAAGAATTTCGGCAAAGTAGGCGCTATCTTTGCGGGCACGGAGTGTTGTGTTGAAGGGTTCAGAGCAAAGAATGATCTGAAGAATGGGGTTATTGCAGGATGTATTACCGGGGGGGTGTTGGCGGCGCCGGCGGGACCACAGGCTGCCGCAGTCGGGTGTGCGGGGTTCGCGGCTTTCAGTTTGGCGATTGATAGTTATATGAGAAGGCCGAGTGATGGGGATTAA